One Cellulomonas sp. NS3 genomic region harbors:
- a CDS encoding M15 family metallopeptidase codes for MGSDPLESAPAAPVSRRQLREAEKARQAALAAAAAAAPAPSLAPEPTRVPRGAEPAGRLREGGAPVATLAVPRGTGIDETRVLSRSTSPETTRVLHRGPGAPASDVRGGGSGPAGATPPQAPSRVASRARLRDAGVVDETRVVPRDGAAAEPRPLRWTDVGGAPAAPRAGQAVTETRVASRAAIADEARAPVRSAGAGETRAARRAAVEAPAGVSRRAAVEETRVVRRGSAPEAPVAPQREGALHETHVVPRTPAVEETRVVPRTPDADTTHVLPATPDADTTHLIPATPDADTTHVIPAAPDAPAGHGSDSRAVPSRRAARASSGPAPARVARSGSAPAKGIAHGPRGGAWAARTGVVAALLGVTVVVPVVENALPGGGDFGDPAVVEAELPDTVEALTASSASGLPPASLVSADASPMRSDLTASRSEEREPLPGCDGATRAAGANGLLATGDLCTLWEGKTQLRADAAVSLAVLNQAFIARFGVDMCLSSGYRTLAQQRSVKAQKGGLAAAPGKSNHGWGLAVDLCSSETTGAKWTWLNENAPSFGWDNPAWARPGGSGPYERWHWEYTKGVQEDGEFYG; via the coding sequence GTGGGGTCCGACCCGCTCGAGTCCGCTCCCGCAGCCCCCGTCTCGCGTCGTCAGCTCCGCGAGGCCGAGAAGGCCCGTCAGGCCGCTCTCGCCGCTGCGGCTGCAGCAGCCCCAGCGCCGTCCCTGGCCCCGGAGCCCACGCGGGTCCCGCGCGGCGCCGAGCCCGCGGGGCGGCTGCGCGAGGGCGGAGCACCCGTCGCGACGCTCGCGGTCCCGCGTGGCACGGGGATCGACGAGACGCGCGTCCTGTCGCGCTCGACGTCCCCCGAGACGACGCGCGTCCTGCACCGCGGCCCCGGCGCTCCGGCCTCCGACGTCCGTGGCGGCGGCTCCGGCCCCGCGGGTGCGACGCCGCCGCAGGCGCCGTCCCGGGTGGCGTCGCGCGCGCGGCTCCGGGACGCCGGTGTGGTCGACGAGACCCGCGTGGTCCCGCGGGACGGCGCCGCCGCGGAGCCGAGGCCCTTGCGCTGGACCGACGTCGGCGGCGCACCCGCCGCGCCCCGTGCCGGGCAGGCGGTCACGGAGACCCGGGTCGCCTCGCGTGCTGCGATCGCCGACGAGGCGCGCGCTCCGGTCCGGTCCGCCGGTGCCGGTGAGACACGCGCCGCCCGTCGCGCCGCGGTCGAGGCACCCGCGGGGGTGAGCCGTCGCGCCGCCGTCGAGGAGACCCGCGTCGTGCGCCGTGGGAGCGCACCCGAGGCGCCCGTCGCCCCGCAGCGCGAGGGTGCGCTGCACGAGACCCACGTCGTCCCGCGCACCCCGGCGGTCGAGGAGACGCGCGTCGTCCCGCGCACCCCGGACGCCGACACGACCCACGTCCTGCCGGCGACGCCCGACGCCGACACGACGCACCTGATCCCGGCGACGCCCGACGCGGACACCACCCACGTGATCCCGGCCGCGCCCGACGCTCCCGCCGGTCACGGCTCCGACTCCCGCGCCGTCCCGTCCCGCCGCGCCGCACGCGCGTCCTCCGGCCCGGCCCCGGCACGGGTCGCGCGCTCGGGCAGCGCCCCGGCGAAGGGCATCGCACACGGCCCGCGCGGCGGCGCCTGGGCCGCACGCACCGGCGTGGTGGCTGCCCTGCTCGGCGTCACCGTCGTCGTCCCCGTCGTCGAGAACGCGCTCCCGGGCGGCGGCGACTTCGGCGACCCCGCGGTCGTCGAGGCCGAGCTGCCCGACACCGTCGAGGCCCTCACCGCGTCGAGCGCGTCGGGGCTGCCGCCGGCGTCCCTCGTCTCCGCGGACGCGAGCCCGATGCGCTCCGACCTCACCGCGAGCCGCAGCGAGGAGCGCGAGCCGCTCCCGGGCTGCGACGGCGCGACCCGCGCGGCCGGCGCCAACGGCCTGCTCGCGACCGGCGACCTGTGCACGCTCTGGGAGGGCAAGACGCAGCTGCGCGCGGACGCCGCGGTGTCGCTCGCGGTCCTCAACCAGGCCTTCATCGCCCGCTTCGGCGTCGACATGTGCCTGTCGAGCGGCTACCGGACCCTCGCGCAGCAGCGGTCCGTCAAGGCGCAGAAGGGCGGCCTCGCGGCGGCCCCCGGCAAGAGCAACCACGGCTGGGGCCTCGCCGTCGACCTGTGCTCCTCGGAGACCACGGGCGCCAAGTGGACCTGGCTCAACGAGAACGCCCCGTCGTTCGGCTGGGACAACCCCGCGTGGGCCCGCCCGGGCGGCAGCGGCCCGTACGAGCGCTGGCACTGGGAGTACACGAAGGGCGTCCAGGAGGACGGCGAGTTCTACGGCTGA
- a CDS encoding substrate-binding domain-containing protein, producing MAVGPEGGWRNANEQAVKDAFTAGAGFELRYAPAASPSDQASQLDAFAAFVDDEVDVILLTATEAAGWEASLARAQEAEIPVVLVDRGVDASEDLYAARIAPDNFKVALAVGLWAVETFVDGGNYFVLEGVPGLSVVQERNEGFEAIVGTAPGLTRLGAQTANWKTDEARSVIEAVLAAHDNDVQFIFAQNDEMGIGAAQAVAAAGLDPGTDVKIATIDGTTGALQALAAGDLSFVAQYNPFFGDVVVDVVDQVLAGEPVQSNITVESDTFASPEQGQAALDTGLGF from the coding sequence GTGGCCGTCGGTCCCGAGGGTGGGTGGCGCAACGCCAACGAGCAGGCGGTCAAGGACGCGTTCACCGCGGGAGCAGGCTTCGAGCTCCGGTACGCGCCCGCCGCGAGCCCCAGCGACCAGGCGTCGCAGCTGGACGCGTTCGCCGCGTTCGTCGATGACGAGGTGGACGTCATCCTCCTCACCGCCACCGAGGCGGCGGGCTGGGAGGCCTCGCTCGCCCGCGCGCAGGAGGCGGAGATCCCGGTCGTCCTCGTCGACCGCGGGGTGGACGCGAGCGAGGACCTCTACGCCGCACGCATCGCGCCCGACAACTTCAAGGTCGCGCTCGCCGTGGGCCTCTGGGCCGTCGAGACCTTCGTCGACGGCGGGAACTACTTCGTGCTCGAGGGCGTCCCTGGTCTGTCCGTCGTCCAGGAACGCAACGAGGGCTTCGAGGCCATCGTCGGCACCGCTCCGGGCCTGACCAGGCTCGGTGCGCAGACGGCCAACTGGAAGACCGACGAGGCCAGATCAGTCATCGAGGCGGTCCTCGCGGCCCACGACAACGACGTCCAGTTCATCTTCGCCCAGAACGACGAAATGGGCATCGGCGCGGCCCAGGCGGTGGCCGCCGCCGGCCTGGACCCCGGCACCGACGTGAAGATCGCGACGATCGACGGCACGACCGGCGCCCTCCAGGCCCTGGCGGCGGGCGACCTGAGCTTCGTCGCCCAGTACAACCCGTTCTTCGGCGACGTCGTGGTCGACGTCGTCGACCAGGTGCTCGCCGGCGAACCGGTCCAGTCGAACATCACCGTCGAGAGCGACACCTTCGCCTCGCCCGAGCAGGGCCAGGCTGCACTCGACACCGGACTCGGCTTCTGA
- a CDS encoding pilus assembly protein translates to MAGSTMPDAAAGPATPAPAAGAPAPVTAEEGSAVVEFLALTLVLLLPVLYLVLVLGRVQAATFAAEGAAREAARSYVRADDALLGQQRALASVGLALRDQGFDEVDPAAALSLSCSSRPCLAPGSDVATSVTVDVALPFVPPLVQSVVPLSVPVVGHHVAAVDTFRASS, encoded by the coding sequence GTGGCCGGCTCCACGATGCCCGACGCGGCGGCGGGCCCCGCGACGCCCGCGCCCGCGGCGGGTGCGCCCGCGCCGGTGACGGCCGAGGAGGGCAGCGCCGTCGTGGAGTTCCTGGCGCTGACCCTCGTCCTCCTGCTGCCGGTGCTCTACCTCGTGCTCGTGCTGGGCCGCGTCCAGGCCGCGACGTTCGCCGCCGAGGGCGCGGCGCGGGAGGCGGCCCGCAGCTACGTCCGGGCGGACGACGCCTTGCTCGGGCAGCAGCGTGCCCTGGCGTCGGTCGGCCTCGCGCTGCGCGACCAGGGGTTCGACGAGGTCGACCCCGCGGCGGCGCTGAGCCTCTCGTGCTCCAGCCGCCCCTGCCTCGCGCCGGGCAGCGACGTCGCGACGTCGGTCACGGTGGACGTCGCGCTGCCGTTCGTCCCGCCCCTGGTGCAGTCGGTGGTCCCGCTGTCGGTCCCGGTCGTCGGGCACCACGTCGCGGCGGTCGACACCTTCCGGGCGTCGTCGTGA
- a CDS encoding CpaF family protein, with translation MDGVQILETEVRALIRRRGLDPLRDRRGVQALVADVLADYDERSLLGSVPVLPDPPAALKAVLDAVAGLGPLQRYLDDPEVEEIWINAPEQVFVARRGEPELTTTILTEGQVRDLVEQMLTTSGRRLDLSSPFVDASLPGGERLHVVIPDVTRKHWAVNIRKYVARARDLDDMVALGSLTPAAASFLDAAVRVGLNVLVAGSTQAGKTTMLGALAGSIPARERIVTCEEVFELRLLHRDVVGLQCRQPSLEGTGEIPLRRLVKEALRMRPDRIVVGEVREAEALDLLVALNAGVPGMCTLHANSAREAITKLCTLPLLAGENVSDRFVVPTVAGSIDVVVHLGLDARGRRRVLEVVGVPGRVENGVVELADLFHRQGETLVRGEGYPPHVERFARAGIDLPALLRAGR, from the coding sequence GTGGACGGGGTCCAGATCCTCGAGACCGAGGTGCGCGCGCTCATCCGCCGTCGCGGGCTCGACCCGCTGCGGGACCGGCGCGGCGTGCAGGCGCTCGTCGCCGACGTCCTCGCCGACTACGACGAACGCAGCCTCCTCGGCTCGGTCCCCGTGCTGCCCGACCCGCCGGCGGCGCTCAAGGCGGTGCTGGACGCGGTGGCGGGGCTCGGCCCCCTGCAGCGCTACCTCGACGACCCCGAGGTCGAGGAGATCTGGATCAACGCGCCGGAGCAGGTCTTCGTGGCACGTCGCGGCGAGCCGGAGCTCACGACCACGATCCTGACCGAGGGGCAGGTCCGCGACCTCGTCGAGCAGATGCTCACGACCTCGGGGCGCCGCCTCGACCTGTCGAGCCCGTTCGTCGACGCGAGCCTGCCCGGGGGCGAGCGCCTGCACGTGGTGATCCCCGACGTCACGCGCAAGCACTGGGCCGTCAACATCCGCAAGTACGTCGCCCGCGCGCGTGACCTCGACGACATGGTCGCGCTCGGCTCGCTGACGCCCGCGGCGGCGAGCTTCCTCGACGCCGCGGTACGGGTCGGTCTCAACGTGCTCGTCGCCGGGTCGACGCAGGCCGGGAAGACGACGATGCTCGGCGCGCTCGCGGGCTCGATCCCCGCGCGCGAGCGGATCGTCACGTGCGAGGAGGTCTTCGAGCTGCGCCTCCTGCACCGCGACGTCGTGGGTCTGCAGTGCCGCCAGCCCAGCCTCGAGGGCACGGGGGAGATTCCGCTGCGCCGGCTCGTCAAGGAGGCGCTGCGCATGCGCCCCGACCGGATCGTGGTCGGTGAGGTGCGCGAGGCGGAGGCGCTCGACCTGCTCGTTGCCCTGAACGCTGGAGTTCCAGGCATGTGCACGTTGCACGCCAACTCCGCGCGCGAGGCGATCACGAAGCTCTGCACGCTGCCGCTCCTCGCGGGCGAGAACGTGTCGGACCGGTTCGTCGTCCCGACGGTCGCGGGCTCGATCGACGTCGTCGTCCACCTCGGCCTCGACGCGCGCGGGCGGCGCCGGGTGCTCGAGGTCGTCGGCGTCCCGGGGCGCGTCGAGAACGGGGTCGTGGAGCTCGCCGACCTGTTCCACCGGCAGGGCGAGACGCTCGTGCGCGGCGAGGGGTACCCGCCGCACGTCGAGCGGTTCGCGCGCGCCGGCATCGACCTCCCTGCGCTGCTGCGCGCCGGGCGCTGA
- a CDS encoding TadE family protein — protein MRSTEEGAGGRVASRDGERGSAAVDFALVGGLITLLFAGVVQLTLVQHVRSTLVDCAAEGARYAALADRAPQDGVARTRALIESALSDAYAQDVSALRTRLDGRDVVEVTVTAPLPVAGLLGPVGALTVRGHALAEDAAP, from the coding sequence GTGCGGAGCACGGAGGAGGGTGCGGGTGGGCGCGTGGCGTCGCGCGACGGCGAGCGTGGGTCTGCCGCCGTCGACTTCGCTCTCGTCGGCGGCCTCATCACGCTGCTCTTCGCCGGCGTCGTCCAGCTCACCCTCGTGCAGCACGTGCGCAGCACGCTCGTCGACTGCGCGGCCGAGGGGGCCCGGTATGCGGCGCTCGCGGACCGTGCACCCCAGGACGGGGTCGCACGCACGCGTGCGCTCATCGAGAGCGCGCTGTCGGACGCGTACGCGCAGGACGTCTCGGCTCTCCGCACCCGGCTCGACGGGCGCGACGTGGTCGAGGTGACGGTGACGGCTCCGCTGCCCGTCGCGGGGCTCCTGGGACCCGTCGGGGCGCTCACCGTCCGGGGGCACGCGCTCGCCGAGGACGCGGCACCGTGA
- a CDS encoding VOC family protein, producing MTRGALHHVELWVTDLAASEATIGRLVLRLGDAETRRWATGVRYDLGGTYLVLEAGLDVSGTHERTRAGLNHLAFHAGTPDEVDALTQAAVADGWTLMFPERHPFAGGSEHRAAYLLDGSGFEVELVASTERAPAPGVVARNDAARQP from the coding sequence GTGACACGAGGCGCGCTCCACCACGTCGAGCTGTGGGTGACGGATCTCGCAGCCTCGGAGGCGACGATCGGACGTCTCGTCCTGCGCCTGGGGGACGCGGAGACGCGTCGGTGGGCGACCGGCGTGCGGTACGACCTGGGCGGCACCTACCTCGTCCTGGAGGCCGGCCTCGACGTCAGCGGCACGCACGAGCGCACCCGCGCGGGCCTCAATCACCTCGCGTTCCACGCCGGGACCCCCGACGAGGTCGACGCGCTCACGCAGGCGGCCGTAGCCGACGGGTGGACGCTGATGTTCCCTGAGCGCCACCCGTTCGCGGGCGGGTCCGAGCACCGTGCCGCCTATCTCCTGGACGGCTCGGGCTTCGAGGTCGAGCTCGTGGCGAGCACGGAGCGGGCACCTGCGCCTGGGGTCGTCGCGCGCAACGACGCGGCTCGTCAGCCGTGA
- a CDS encoding type II secretion system F family protein, giving the protein MGVVLGLVLGAGLCCVWWSLWSAPVRRSRRSDGWHARTQDLLVQAGAAQVTPGALAATSAVLGVVVLVVGSALTRAPAIAACFAVMACAAPSALVRGRARRRRTQLRDVWPEIVDHLGSGIRAGLSLPEALGQLGDRGPVELREPFAAFAEDYRATGRFGECLDALKVRLADPVADRIVEALRITRDVGGTDLGRLLRTLSGFLREDARTRGELEARQSWTVYAARLAVAAPWLILALLGTRPEAAHAYNSVTGGIVLLVGAACSVVAYAVMVRIGRLPEDPRVLR; this is encoded by the coding sequence GTGGGGGTCGTCCTGGGTCTGGTCCTCGGCGCCGGGCTGTGCTGCGTGTGGTGGTCGCTGTGGTCCGCGCCCGTGCGCCGGTCGCGGCGGAGCGACGGCTGGCACGCGCGGACGCAGGACCTGCTGGTGCAGGCCGGTGCGGCGCAGGTGACGCCCGGTGCGCTCGCGGCGACGAGCGCGGTGCTGGGGGTCGTCGTGCTGGTCGTGGGCTCGGCCCTGACCCGGGCACCCGCGATCGCGGCGTGCTTCGCGGTCATGGCCTGCGCGGCGCCCTCGGCGCTCGTCCGCGGGCGAGCGCGGCGGCGGCGCACCCAGCTGCGCGACGTGTGGCCGGAGATCGTGGACCACCTGGGCTCGGGCATCCGCGCGGGGCTCTCGCTCCCGGAGGCGCTCGGCCAGCTCGGCGACCGCGGACCGGTGGAGCTGCGCGAGCCGTTCGCGGCGTTCGCCGAGGACTACCGCGCGACCGGCCGGTTCGGGGAGTGCCTCGACGCGCTGAAGGTCCGCCTCGCCGACCCGGTGGCCGACCGGATCGTCGAGGCGCTGCGGATCACGCGCGACGTCGGCGGGACGGACCTCGGGCGGCTCCTGCGGACCCTGTCCGGCTTCCTGCGCGAGGACGCCCGCACCCGTGGCGAGCTCGAGGCGCGGCAGAGCTGGACGGTGTACGCCGCCCGGCTCGCCGTCGCGGCCCCGTGGCTCATCCTGGCGCTGCTCGGGACGCGGCCCGAGGCTGCCCACGCGTACAACTCGGTGACCGGCGGGATCGTGCTGCTGGTCGGGGCCGCCTGCTCGGTCGTCGCGTACGCCGTCATGGTGCGCATCGGACGGCTGCCCGAGGACCCGCGGGTGCTGCGGTGA
- the prfB gene encoding peptide chain release factor 2 — protein sequence MATTDFTAELRDLRTTLDSIQAVSDPTALKVKIADLSEKASAPDLWDDPDAAQKVTSALSAAQAELDRVQKLRGRIDDLETLVEMATEDGGDADTLAEAESELLGIRKDLGELEVRTLLAGEYDQREAVVTIRAGAGGVDAADFAEMLMRMYLRWAERHNYPTSVLDTSYAEEAGLKSATFEVKVPYAFGHLSVEAGTHRLVRISPFDNQGRRQTSFAAVEVIPLIEQTDSIEIPESEIKVDVFRSSGPGGQSVNTTDSAVRMTHIPTGIVVSMQNEKSQIQNRAAALRVLQSRLLLVRQAEENAAKKALAGDIKASWGDQMRSYVLHPYQMVKDLRTEYEVGNTSGVFDGDIDGFLEAGIRWRRGQQPDA from the coding sequence GTGGCCACCACCGACTTCACCGCTGAGCTCCGCGACCTGCGTACGACGCTCGACTCCATCCAGGCCGTGAGCGACCCGACGGCGCTGAAGGTCAAGATCGCCGACCTGTCCGAGAAGGCGTCGGCCCCGGACCTGTGGGACGACCCGGACGCCGCGCAGAAGGTGACGTCGGCGCTGTCGGCGGCGCAGGCCGAGCTCGACCGGGTGCAGAAGCTGCGCGGGCGCATCGACGACCTCGAGACGCTCGTCGAGATGGCGACGGAGGACGGCGGCGACGCCGACACGCTCGCCGAGGCCGAGTCGGAGCTGCTCGGGATCCGCAAGGACCTCGGGGAGCTCGAGGTCCGCACGCTGCTCGCGGGGGAGTACGACCAGCGCGAGGCCGTCGTCACGATCCGCGCGGGGGCCGGTGGCGTCGACGCCGCCGACTTCGCCGAGATGCTCATGCGCATGTACCTGCGCTGGGCCGAGCGCCACAACTACCCGACGTCGGTGCTCGACACGTCGTACGCCGAGGAGGCGGGCCTGAAGTCCGCGACGTTCGAGGTCAAGGTGCCGTACGCGTTCGGGCACCTGTCCGTCGAGGCCGGCACGCACCGCCTCGTGCGCATCTCGCCGTTCGACAACCAGGGCCGCCGCCAGACGTCCTTCGCGGCCGTCGAGGTCATCCCGCTCATCGAGCAGACCGACTCCATCGAGATCCCCGAGTCGGAGATCAAGGTCGACGTGTTCCGCTCGTCGGGCCCGGGCGGGCAGTCGGTCAACACGACCGACTCGGCGGTCCGCATGACGCACATCCCCACCGGGATCGTCGTGTCGATGCAGAACGAGAAGTCGCAGATCCAGAACCGGGCCGCCGCGCTGCGCGTCCTGCAGTCGCGCCTCCTGCTGGTGCGCCAGGCCGAGGAGAACGCCGCGAAGAAGGCCCTCGCCGGCGACATCAAGGCGAGCTGGGGCGACCAGATGCGCTCCTACGTGCTGCACCCGTACCAGATGGTCAAGGACCTGCGGACGGAGTACGAGGTCGGCAACACCTCCGGGGTGTTCGACGGCGACATCGACGGGTTCCTCGAGGCCGGCATCCGCTGGCGCCGGGGGCAGCAGCCCGACGCGTAG
- a CDS encoding aldose 1-epimerase family protein, producing the protein MNIPAPSGRQYHLARGDQHATIAEVGASIREYAVGGRDVALPFEKEQIAPAYSGAVLAPWPNRLTDGQYTFDGTEHQVPVNEPGRMTALHGLVSHARFTPSSPVSDTSVTLEHEIVPTLGYPFPVRVRATYALTDEGLEVLVTATNLGQHAAPYGVGFHPWLSPGDAAVDDCTIQVDAATRVLVDDRLLPTGTAPLGADDDMRTPRPLAGFALDDAFVDVVRDGDGLAWIKLASPDGRTSAVWMDDSMDTWQVCTGNDIPGIMRRGVACEPMSCIADAFRTGERLVRLEPGASHTVRWGMRLL; encoded by the coding sequence GTGAACATCCCAGCCCCGTCCGGCCGTCAGTACCACCTCGCGCGCGGTGACCAGCACGCCACGATCGCGGAGGTGGGCGCCAGCATCCGCGAGTACGCGGTGGGTGGCCGCGACGTCGCGCTCCCGTTCGAGAAGGAGCAGATCGCGCCCGCGTACTCGGGTGCCGTCCTGGCGCCGTGGCCGAACCGCCTGACCGACGGGCAGTACACGTTCGACGGCACGGAGCACCAGGTGCCCGTGAACGAGCCGGGTCGCATGACGGCGCTGCACGGGCTCGTCTCGCACGCGCGCTTCACGCCCAGCAGCCCCGTCTCGGACACGTCGGTCACGCTCGAGCACGAGATCGTCCCGACGCTCGGTTACCCGTTCCCGGTGCGCGTGCGCGCGACGTACGCGCTGACCGACGAGGGCCTCGAGGTTCTCGTCACCGCGACGAACCTCGGGCAGCACGCCGCGCCGTACGGCGTGGGGTTCCACCCGTGGCTCTCCCCCGGCGACGCCGCGGTCGACGACTGCACGATCCAGGTCGACGCCGCGACGCGTGTGCTCGTCGACGACCGCCTCTTGCCGACGGGCACCGCGCCGCTCGGCGCCGACGACGACATGCGCACGCCCCGCCCGCTCGCCGGCTTCGCGCTCGACGACGCGTTCGTGGACGTCGTGCGCGACGGCGACGGCCTCGCCTGGATCAAGCTCGCGTCGCCCGACGGCCGCACGTCCGCGGTCTGGATGGACGACTCGATGGACACCTGGCAGGTCTGCACGGGCAACGACATCCCCGGGATCATGCGCCGTGGCGTCGCGTGCGAGCCCATGAGCTGCATCGCGGACGCGTTCCGCACCGGCGAGCGCCTCGTGCGCCTCGAGCCGGGCGCGAGCCACACCGTCCGCTGGGGCATGCGCCTGCTCTGA
- a CDS encoding pilus assembly protein TadG-related protein, whose product MTARARRRRWVGRAGADEGQTTVLTLGLVVVALLLVTVVVSATGVHLDRKRLLATADATALEAADALSTGSYFDPSTAGATTSGGRILLTDGAVEGAARAYLAENPEISDRFVRLELVDAAAVDGRSAQVRLRALVRPALVSWVTAPWSDGIVLEAESTARAW is encoded by the coding sequence GTGACGGCGCGAGCGCGGCGGCGGCGCTGGGTCGGTCGCGCCGGTGCGGACGAGGGCCAGACGACGGTCCTCACGCTCGGTCTCGTCGTCGTCGCGCTCCTGCTCGTCACGGTCGTCGTCTCGGCGACCGGGGTGCACCTCGACCGCAAGCGCCTGCTCGCGACCGCCGACGCGACCGCGCTGGAGGCGGCCGACGCGCTCTCGACGGGCTCCTACTTCGACCCGTCGACCGCGGGCGCGACGACCTCCGGCGGGCGGATCCTGCTCACCGACGGCGCGGTCGAGGGCGCCGCCCGGGCGTACCTGGCGGAGAACCCGGAGATCAGCGACCGGTTCGTGCGCCTGGAGCTCGTCGACGCGGCGGCCGTCGACGGGAGGTCGGCACAGGTCCGGCTCCGCGCCCTCGTCCGACCGGCGCTGGTCAGCTGGGTCACCGCGCCGTGGTCCGACGGCATCGTCCTGGAGGCCGAGTCGACCGCCCGCGCGTGGTGA
- a CDS encoding type II secretion system F family protein, which yields MSGALLGAWIGLLGGAGAALVWSRLAARRVRLDDRLAPYLRPRRSSSTLLRAPVVRSPFPTLERLIAPVMADGVRVVARFGSPTADVRRRLERAGRRESVEEFRAGQVVWGVLGLAGGLFVALLLAATRGAPLVPLLVLVVLAGSTGALARDYQLSREVAARETRLLAELPTVAELLALSVSAGEGAVGALERVVRTTRGELSGELARTLADARSGTPLTVALERLAHRTGLPALARFADGVAVAVERGTPLAEVLRAQAQDVREHGRRVLMESGGRKEVLMMVPVVFLILPVTVLFAVYPSMTVLNVGR from the coding sequence GTGAGCGGCGCTCTGCTCGGGGCCTGGATCGGCCTGCTCGGGGGTGCGGGGGCGGCGCTCGTCTGGTCACGGCTGGCAGCGCGCCGGGTGCGGCTCGACGACCGGCTCGCGCCCTACCTGCGCCCGCGCCGGTCGTCGTCGACCCTCCTGCGCGCTCCCGTCGTCCGCTCGCCGTTCCCGACGCTCGAGCGGCTCATCGCTCCCGTGATGGCCGACGGCGTCCGCGTGGTCGCGCGGTTCGGGTCCCCGACGGCGGACGTCCGGCGGCGGCTCGAGCGTGCCGGCCGGCGCGAGTCCGTCGAGGAGTTCCGCGCAGGCCAGGTCGTCTGGGGCGTGCTCGGGCTCGCGGGTGGGCTGTTCGTCGCGCTGCTGCTCGCCGCCACCCGGGGCGCGCCGCTCGTGCCGCTCCTCGTCCTCGTCGTGCTGGCCGGGTCCACGGGTGCGCTGGCCCGCGACTACCAGCTCTCCCGCGAGGTCGCGGCACGCGAGACGCGGCTGCTCGCCGAGCTGCCGACCGTGGCCGAGCTGCTCGCCCTGTCCGTCAGCGCGGGCGAGGGTGCGGTCGGCGCGCTCGAGCGCGTGGTGCGGACGACCCGCGGCGAGCTCTCGGGCGAGCTCGCGCGAACCCTCGCCGACGCCCGCTCGGGCACGCCTCTGACCGTCGCCCTGGAGCGGCTCGCGCACCGCACCGGGCTGCCCGCGCTCGCAAGGTTCGCGGACGGCGTCGCGGTCGCCGTCGAGCGCGGCACGCCCCTCGCCGAGGTGCTCCGGGCGCAGGCGCAGGACGTGCGTGAGCACGGGCGCCGCGTCCTCATGGAGTCCGGCGGGCGCAAGGAGGTCCTGATGATGGTCCCGGTCGTCTTCCTGATCCTGCCCGTGACCGTGCTCTTCGCGGTCTACCCGAGCATGACCGTCCTGAACGTCGGGCGATGA